The following nucleotide sequence is from Pseudomonas sp. RC10.
GGCTGGTGCGCTGGTACGTCGAACTGGCGCGGAACACGCCGCTGTTGATTCAGCTGTTTTTCATCTACTTCGCGCTGCCGAGCATCGGCATCCGCATCTCCGGGTTTGCTTCGGCAATCATCGCCATGACCTTTCTCGGCGGGGCGTACCTCACGGAAATCCTCCGGGCCGGAGTCGCGGCGGTGCCCAAGGCGCAGATCGAATCGGGGTTGTCGATTGGCCTGTCGCGCTGGCAGTTGCTGCGGCATGTGATCCTGCCGCAAGCGGGCATCCTCAGCCTGCCCGCATTGTTCGCCAATTTCGTGTTCCTGCTCAAAGAAACCACCGTGGTCTCGGCAGTCGCGGTGCCCGAGATTCTGTACACCACCAAGAACTACATCGCGCTCTACTACAAGACCTACGAAATGCTCGCGGTCATGACCGGTATGTGTGTGCTGCTGTTCGTGCCGCTGTCGCTGTTGCTGCGCGTGATCGAAAGGAGGCTCCAGCATGGCCAGTTCGGGTCTTGAGTTGCTGTGGGTGTCGGCGCCGCAATTGCTGACGGGGATCGGTCGCACGCTGGGGATTTCCGCCTTGGCCATCGTGTTCAGCAGCGTTGGCGGCCTGGCGTATGGCGTGCTGCGCAATCTCGGCATTCGCTGGCTGGACACCCTCCTGCTGATTTACCTGGAAGCGTTTCGGGCGATTCCGGTGCTGGTGTGGCTGTACCTGTTCTTCTTCGGCTTGCCGATCTTTTTCGGCTGGAGCATTCCGGGCTTCTGGTGCGCGGTGCTGGTGCTGTCCCTCTGGGGCATCAGCGAAACCGGCGAAGTGGTGCGCGGCGCCTTGCGTTCGATTCCCCGTGGCCAGCGCGAGGCCGGTCTGGCCATCGGACTGAGTCTGCCCGGTCTGTATGGCCGGGTCTTGTTGCCCCAGGCCTTGCAGCGCATGACGCCGCCGATGATCAACGTGTTCACCCGCATCATCAAAACCAGCTCGCTGGCGGTGCTGATCGGCGTGGTCGATGTGATCAAGATCGGCCAGCAGATCATCGAGCGCACCTACGAATCGGTGCTGATCTACGGCTTCCTGTTCCTGTTTTTCTTTCTCGTCTGCTACCCGTTGTCAGCCGCATCCCGTGTGCTTGAGCGACGCTGGAGTCACTCATGAGTGCATTGATAGAGCTGTCCGGTTTCAGTAAGCGTTTTGGCGATGTCCCGGTGTTACAGGACGTCGATCTCCAGGTCAAAGAGGGCGAGGTGCTGGTCATTCTCGGCCCCAGCGGCTGTGGCAAAAGCACCTTGCTGCGTTGCTTGAACGGGCTCGAAGCGGGCCACGCCGGGCACTACCGTTTCATGGGCCGCGAGTTGCCGGCCAACACCGACTGGCGCCTCGTTCGCCAGCAGATCGGCATGGTGTTCCAGAGTTATCACCTGTTTCCGCACATGAGCGTGCTGGACAACATTCTGCTGGGCCCGGTCAACGTGCAGAAGCGCCCGAAGGCCGAGGCGCGGCAGCAGGCGGAAACGCTGTTGGCGCGGGTTGGCTTGCTGGACAAACGCGATGCCTTTCCTCGCGAGTTGTCCGGTGGCCAGCAGCAACGCATCGCCATCGTCCGTGCGTTGTGCATGAACCCCAACGTCATGCTGTTCGACGAAGTGACCGCCGCCCTCGACCCCGAAATGGTCAAGGAAGTGCTGGAGGTGATTCTCGACCTCGCGCGCAGCGGCATGACCCTGTTGATCGTCACCCACGAAATGGCCTTTGCCCGTGCGGTGGCGGATCGGGTGCTGTTCATGGACGGTGGCCGCATCGTCGAACAGGCCGACCCTGAAACCTTCTTCAGCTCCCCGCAGACCGCACGCGCGCAGCAGTTTCTGGAGAAATTCTCCTACGTAGAAAATATGCCTAAAAGGAATGCATCGTGAACCTTAAAACTGCCCTCGTTTTCCCTCTGCTGGCTCTCGGTTTGTGGGGCAGCGTCGCTGCCCATGCCGAAGGGTATCTGGACAAGATCAAGGCCCGCGACAAGCTGGTCGTGGGCGTGTTCAGCGACAAACCGCCGTTCGGCTTCGTCAATGAGAAGGGTGACTACGTCGGTTTCGACACCGACCTGGGCCGCCGTTTCGCCAAGGATCTGCTGGGTGACGAGAAGAAAATCGAATTCGTGGTGGTCGAGCCGGCCAGCCGTATTCCGTTCCTGCAAAGCGACAAGGTTGACCTGATCCTGGCCAATATGACCGTGACCCCGGAGCGCGCCCAAGTCGTGGACTTCACCCACCCGAACCTGCGCGTGGCGGTGCAGGCGCTGGTGCCGGAGAAAAGCGACGTGAAGAGCCTTGATGACCTGGCGAAGAAGACCACCATCGTCACCACCGGCACCACGGCGGACATCTGGCTGACCAAAAACCACCCGGACTGGAAACTGCTGAAGTTCGAGAAAAACTCCGAGTCGCTGCAAGCCCTGGCCAACGGTCGCGGTGATGCCTACGCGCAGGACAATCTGGTGCTGTTCAGCTGGGCCAAGCAAAACCCCGGCTACCGCGTGCTGACCCAGAAACTGGGCGACGAAGCACCTATTGCCCCAGCGGTGAAGAAAGGCAACGTCGAGCTGCGTGATTGGGTGAACACCGAACTCGCCAATCTGGGCAAGGAAAAATACCTGCTCAAGCTCTACGACCAGTACGTGCGTAGCCAACTGGCCGATGGCACCGACCCTGCGGCAGTGATCGTCGAAGGTGGGGACTGGAAGCCGTAAGGTCGTTTCCAGCGCGTGGGCGGTGAGTCAGTGATGGATTTGGGGCTGACCTACCGCTTTCGCCACTGTCGTAACCTCCAGAAGCTCCTACAGGATCTGCGTCGGGCACAGCGCCTCGATACGCCAAAGATTCCTGTGGGGGACGCCGGAGGTTACGACGGCAGCGAAGACGTCGTCACGGGTTCAACGCCGCTCCACCACATTCAAAAACCGCCGCGTCCGTTCGTTCTCCGGGTTGACGAGAATCTGATCGGGCGTGCCGTCCGCGACGATTTTCCCGGCTTCCATGAACAGCACCCGGTCGGCAATGTCCTGGGCGAATTTCATTTCGTGGGTCACCAGCAGCATGGTCATCTGCTGCTCATAGGCAATCGTCCGAATCACCGCCAACACCTCACCGACCAATTCCGGGTCGAGGGCTGAGGTCACTTCATCGAACAGCATCACCTGCGGCCGCATCGCCAACGCACGGGCAATCGCCACGCGCTGTTGCTGCCCGCCCGATAACTGCGCCGGGTAGGCGTCGGCCTTATGGCTCAAACCCACCAACCCCAGGTATTCATGGGCGCGGGTCAATGCCTCTTCGCGACTGAGTTTCAGCACCCGAAACGGCGCCTCCGTCACGTTCTCCTGCACGGTCAGGTGCGGAAACAGGTTGAACTGCTGGAACACCATGCCCACCCGATGCACCACTGGCGCCTTCTTCGACCCTGGCCAGCGCCAGCCAGAGGACCGCGCAGGCACGTGGGCGCCCGCCACTTCGATACGCCCTTGCTGGTAGGTTTCGAGCCCTTTGATCAGGCGCAAGACCGTGGACTTCCCCGAACCGCTGGGGCCGATCAGCGCGACTTTCTGGCCTTGGGGAATGCTCAAATCCAGATGATCGATTACCCGGTTATCGCCGAATTGCTTCACCACGCCGTTGAGGACGATCTGCGGCGAGGCGAGGGGGAGGCCGTTGGTGAGATCAGACATGAGTGCGCCTTTCGAAATATTTGAACAGCAGGGAAGTGGGGATGCTGATGGCCAGGAACATCAGCGCCATGACCGTGTACGGCTCGTTGTAGCGGTAGCTCATGCCCGCGATCTGTTTGGCCGCCTGGAACAGCTCGGGAATACTGATGACCGCCAACAGGGGTGTTTCCTTGAACATGCCGATCAGGTAATTGCCGAGCACCGGCACCATCGGTTTCAGCGCCTGAGGCAAGACGATGCGGCGCCAGGTCGTCGTGGCGTCAAAGTCCAGTGCCCGGGCCGCTTCCCATTGACCGGCCGGTACGCCTTCAATGGCGCCGCGAAACCCTTCGGCGATGTACGAGCCGTAATACAGGCCCAGGCCGATCACCCCCGTGGACATCGCTGGCAGCGTGATGCCCGCCAGAGGCAGGGCGAAAAACAGTACGTACAGCTGCACCATCAGCGGAGTGTTGCGGAAGAAGCTCAGGTAGGCGCTGCTCAGCCGCCTGATCACGGTGTGCCGTGTACGTTGGGCAATCGCGAGCAGCAGGCCGATCAGCGTCGCGAGGAGGAAGCCCAGAATCACCACCTGCACGGTCACCAGCAAACCGTCGAACAGGTCCGGGACGATGGACCAGGCGAATGCGGGGTCGAAGATCATCTCGCACCTCCGCGACGCCAGGACGTGATGTGGCGCTCGTAGCGTTTAACCAGCCAGCTCAACGGCCAGGCCATGGCGAAGTAGCAGACCAGCACGATGCTCCAGATCAGCGTTTGTTGGCCGAGGGTGGTGATCAACTGGCCGCCGGAAAAGGTCAGGTCGCTCAGGGTGATCAACGACACCAGCGAGGTGGTTTTCAGCAGTTCGACCAGTTGGTTGCCCATGGGTGGCAGCATGAAGGGCAGGGCTTGCGGCAACACGATGCGGCGGAAGGCGGTGATGGAGTCGAAGTCCAGTGCCCGCAAGGCATCACGCTGGCCGAGGCTGACGTTGTTCAGGGCTGAGCGCACGATCTCCGAGCCGTAGGCGGAAAAGGTCAGGCCCAGCCCGAGAATGCCGGTGGTCATCGGCGACAGGCTGATGCCGAACAGCGGCAGGATGAAGAACAGGTAAAACAGCAACACAAGGGCCGAAATGCCCCGCAGGATTTCAACGTAGACCGTGGCGATCCAGCGCAGGATTCGCCAGGGCGAGAGCCGCATCAGGGCGATGACGAACGACATCACGATGACGATCAACTGAGCGAAGAACGTGAGTTGAAGCGTGACCCATGCGCCGTTGGCCAGCTGATGAGCGATGAAACGTGCCGTTTCCACGGCGGGAGAATCGAAGAACATGGCCGTACTCGTGTGGGTTGGGGCCGGACATCAGCGCAAGACCTGTGGGAGCGAATTCATTCGCGAAAAGGGCGGTACAGCCGACACATCTCCAGCGCCTGAAATACCTTCGCGAATGAATTCGCTCCCACAGTTCAGTCCGCGTCAGACGAAACATTGCGTGGCGACACTGAATTCGCTCCTACTGTTGAATCCACGCCAGACGAAGCACTAACGATTACACCGCTGCTCGGCCGTCACATCTGCCGGAGCCAATTCATTTTCGGTGTAGCCGTACTTCTGCAATATCTTCAGCAATTCACCCGACGCCCGCAGTTTCGCCAGTTCCCCGTTGAAGGCCTGGGTAAACGCCGGGTCGTTTTTCGGCAAACCGTAAGCGTGGTAATTCCAGATGGGCTTGCCTTCCGCGTCGGGGATCTGGTCGAACGGCAGGGCGCGCTCGATGCTTGGGTCGTTGGCTTTCTTGACCAGGTTGATGATCTCCGCGTCCGGGAAATACACCACGTCCACGCGACCGGCTTGCAGCGCGGCGAGGGCGTCGGTGTCCTTGTCCAGCAGTACGACGTTGCTGGTGGCGATCCCGCTGTCCTTGGCTTCCTGCACCTGGTTGCTGCCCGGCTGTGTGGCCAGTCGAGCTTTGCCGTTGGCGGCCACATCCTTGAGGCTGTGCAGCTTCAACGGGTTGCCGGCCTTGACGATGAACGCGCCGCCCGAGCGGGTCACCGGGTTGGAATAGCCGATCACCTTGCAGCGCGCCGGGTTGATAAACAGGCCCGCGCCGATCAGGTCAAAACGTCCCGCCGCCAGCCCCGGCACCAGCGAACCGAATTCTGTGATGGGGGTTTCGATTTTGCTGATGCCCAATTGCCCGAGAATGGCTTGCAGAATCTCGACGTTGGCGCCTACGGTCTTGCCGGTGGTGTCGATGTAGGCGTAAGGCTGCTCGTTGGCGATCCCGGCGGTCAGGCCTTGGGTGCGGCCTTTTTCCAGCAGACCGGCAAATGCGGAGGAGGCGAACAGTGCGTTGAACAGCACGGCGGAGCCGATTGCAGCAGACAGCGATTTCAGGCCTTTCATGAACAGTGCTCGATAGGAAGTGAACGAAAATCGGTTGCGTGAGATTGAGCCAGTGGCGACGAATCAGGGCGTCCAGATGCCCACGTCCTTGGCATCCACGGCTTTGGGCAGCAAACCCGCTGCTAAAAAGGCGTCGGCAATTTTCTGCTGTTCGCCCAACTGATCAGCCTTCACCGGCTCGACCTGATAGCTGCGATGGGCGTTGGCGGATTCCACGGTTTCCACGTCCAGATTGCCCCACAGCGGACCCAGCACTTTCGCGGCATCTTTAGGGTTCTTCTTGATCCAGCTGCCCGCTTCCTGCAGCTGCTGATACACCAGCTTCAGCACCTTCGGATGCGCGCCCGCGTAGGCGGTGCTGGTCAGGTAATAGCGTTTGTAGCTCGCCAGGCCGGTGCCGTCAGTCAAGGTGCGGGTCGGCAACTGGCGCTGAACGCTGGTCAGGAAGGGTTCCCACGTGACCCACGCATCGACCTTGCCGTTCTCGAACGCCGCTCGACCGTCAGCCGGTGTGAGGTAGGCGGGCTGAATGTCGGAGAAGGTCAGGCCTGCCTTGTTCAGCGCCGCGATCAACAGGTAATGGGTGCCGGCCGCTTTGGTCACGGCGACTTTCTTGCCTTTCAGGTCGGCCAGTTGCTGGATCGGCGAATCCTTGGAAACGACGATGGCCTGCGCACGGGGGGAGGCCGACTCTTCAGCGAAATAGGTGAGTTTGGCCTGAGCGGCCTGGGCGAAAATGGGCACGGTGTCGGCGACATCCGCGCTGATGTCGACGTTGCCGATGTTCAACGCTTCCAGCAGTGGCAACCCGCTCGGGAACTCGTGCCAGCTGACGTCGATATTGTCGTTGCCCAGCGCTTTTTCCAACGTGCCCTGGGCCTTGAGCAAGGTGATCAGCGTCGACGACTTCTGATAGCCGATGCGCACCGTCTCCCGTGCCTGAGCGCTTGACGGCAAAACGAACGCGAGGGCGAGGGCGAGACTCAGCCCCGCGAACAGCGGACGGCGAAGAGGGGTACGGCGGGTGTCGAGAGGGCTGGGCATGATCGATTCGTGCTCGAAGTATGTGGGTCGACGTAAACGCTGGCGAACGCCAAGCCCTGAATCATAGGGTTCTAAGAAATAATCTTTAAATACCTTCTGGCTATTAGCTTATTCAGCAATTTCAGCGCGGCGACAGGGCGTCGCTTATGCCTGATTCAAAGCGTCTTCGACCTAAATATTCTTTTAAGAGATAAAACGAATCATGGATTATTCGAAAGGTGACTGCGGCAGGTCAGACGCTCTGGAACGCCGTTGTCATCCTTAAGTGGACATGCAGGAGTGACACATGAGTAATGCCCAAACCGCCAATGCACTGGACGTGCTCTGGCGTCAGGCGCCGGGCGGCGAGCTGCTCGACCTGGGCCGGGTCTATCGAGGGCCGCTGGCGCTGTCCCGGCTGCACACCACGCCCCGGCGCATTCTGAGTCGGCGAGAGGCCGTGCTGCTCGGTGCGTTCGCGCTGGTCTTGCACGGCGCGGTGATCTACTGGGTCAACAGCACCCCGACGCCAGCCTTGCCGGTGGTGCCGCCAGAAATCCCGCCGATGACCATCGAGTTCTCCCAGCCCGCGCCGCCTGTGGTCGAAACACCGCCACCACCGCCCGAGCCGATTCCTCAACCCGTGGTCGAACCGCCGCCTCCGGTGGAAGACGAACTGGCCGTGAAACCGCCGCCCCCCAAGCCGATTCCCAAGCCGATTCCCAAGCCAAAACCTGTGGTGAAACCCGTGCCTAAACCGGTGGCCAAAGCCGTCGAGCAACCGCCCGCACCCCCCGCACCGCCACAACCGGTTGCGGCGCCTGCACCGCCGGCTCCACCCGCCCCGGCGCCCATCACCCCGGCCTCCGCCAGCGCCGGTTACCTGCATAACCCGGCCCCGGAATACCCGGCGCTGGCGATGCGGCGTAACTGGGAAGGCACCGTGTTGCTGCGTGTGCATGTGCTGGGCACCGGTAAGCCGAGCGAAATCCAGGTCCAGAAAAGCAGTGGCCATGAGCAGCTCGACGACGCTGCACAAGCGGCGGTGAAACGCTGGAGTTTCGTCCCGGCCAAACAGGGCAATGACCCGATTGACGGCTGGGTCAGCGTGCCCATCGATTTCAAGATCAAATAACGTTCAACCCCTATTCGTGACACCGCGGGCCACCTGACAAAAGGCGCATCGCTACAACGATCCCTTGCCTTGTTGGAGAGCCTCACATGAACCTCATCGCTTCCCCCTTCGATTCCATTGAACACGCGGTCATCTGGCTGCTGATCGTCTTCTCCGTCGCCACCTGGGGCCTGACCCTGCTGAAAGGTGTGCAGTTCGCCCGTCTCAAGGGGCAGGACAAGAAATTCCACAAGCAATTCTGGGCCGCGTCGAGCCTGGATTCCGCCGCTGAACTGGCCCAGACCCAACCCGGTGCAGCGGCCCGCGTCGCGTTGGCGGGCTACGCGGCGATTCAGGTACCAGAAGGCGGGCAGGCCGCCGATTTGAGCCAGGCCATCAACCATCAGGATCGCCTTGAGCGCGCCTTGCGCCAGCAGATCGTCCGTGAGCGTCGCTCGCTGGAAACCGGTCTGGCCATCCTCGCCAGCATCGGCAGCACGTCGCCCTTCATCGGCCTGTTCGGGACCGTCTGGGGGATCATGTCGGCGCTCAAGGGCATCAGCGCAGCGGGCTCGGCGAGCCTCGAAACCGTGGCGGGCCCGATTGGTGCGGCGTTGGTGGCGACCGGCGTCGGGATCGCTGTCGCGGTACCAGCGGTGCTGGTTTACAACTATTACCTGCGTCGTCTGAAACTGACCGCTGCGGACCTTGATGACTTTGCCCACGACTTCTACAGCCTGGCGCAGAAAAATGCGTTCCGCGTGCTGCTGCACCCGGTGCTGAAATCCGGCGCCACCGGTGCGGGCCAGAAAGTGAAGGAGGCGTCCTGAGATGGCTTTCTCCACACAAGACAGCGATGAAGTGCTGAGTGAAATCAACGTCACGCCGTTGGTGGACGTGATGCTGGTGCTGCTGGTGGTGTTCATCGTCACCGCGCCGCTGCTGACCAACTCGATTCCGATCAACCTGCCCAAAACCGAAGCCGTTGCCCCGGTGGAACAGAAAGACCCGCTGGTGGTGAGCATCGATGACAAGGGCAAGCTGTTCATCAACAAGGATGAGATTCAGCCGGATCTGCTGGAGACCAACCTGCGTTCGGCCAAGGACAAAAATGCCGATGTGCGGGTGCAGTTGCAGGCGGACAACGGCGTGAATTACGGCGAGGTGGCCCGGGCGATGGCGTCGATTGAAAAGGCGGGGATTACCAAGTTGTCGGTGATCACGGCCAAGTGATCGCCAGCGCTGTTAGCGCATGAATGCTTCAGGCTTTTACAGGTTGCTTCTCAGGCGGAGGGCAACCTGTTTTTTTATGGATCGTTCCTACAGCTGAGTCCGCGCCAGGCGACGAACAGGGCGGCAGCGCGGCCCCCCCTGTAGGAGCGAATTCATTCGCGAGAGGCCGGTGCAGCCGCTAGACATCTGTCGCCCGACGCACCTTCGTCGGAATGCTGCCCAGAATAAATTCGCTCCCACAGTTCAGCCCGTACCACACGAAACATGGCGTGGCGACTCGAATTCCAGTGGGAGCGATTTCACTCAACCTTTGAGGTAAATCTGCGCCCCGTTCCCGCCCAACCCCTCGGCGCCGACGAAGAAGTCGGTCACGCGTTTGTCGTAGACCACCGGGTTTGCCAAGGTCATGACGCCCAAATCCGGCAAGTCTTCGACGACAACCTTCTGGAACTCCGCAAACAGCCCGAAACGCTTCTGCACGTCCGTCTCTATCGCGGCCGCTTCCAGCAACTGGTCGACCTTCGGGTTGCTGTAATGCGCGCCATTGGAAAACGGCACCCCTGGCTTGAAATTCTTCGACCAATACAACCGTTGCACGCCCACGGTCGGGTCGAACAGGTTGCTCATGCCGTTCAGCGTGAAATCGAAATCCCGATCCGTGTACACCCGCTTCACGTAGGTCGCGAAATCCTGGGAACGCAGGGTCACCTGGATGCCGACTTTCGCCAGCGCCTGTTTGATGTAGTCCGCCGTGCGCCGGTAGGTTTCAGGGCCCGGCAATGGGTCGAGCGTCAGCTTGAAGCGCACGCCGCTGCTGTCTTTCGGCAATCCGGCCTGGTCCAGCAATTCGTTGGCCTTGGCCACGTCGAAGGCGTAGCGGGGCAGGTCCGGGCTGTAGAAGTTTTTCATGTCCGGGCTGATCGGCCCGTACAGCGGTTTGCCGTAGCCGAGGAAGATGGTCTTGCGGATGAAGTCCAGGTTGATCGCATGGGCGATGGCCGTGCGCACGGCGTGTTTCTGCAAGTACGGGTTGTCGAAGTTGAACTCGATCCGGGTGATGCTGTTGACGTAGGGCTCGCCGCGATCATCGACGCTCAGGCGCGGATTGGTCTTGATCCGCTCGATGTCGCTGAGGGGCACGCCACCCGTGGAGATGTCGATTTCCCCCGCTTCCAGCGCGGCCACCGTCGCCGCCGAGTCCGCGATGAAACGCACGATCACCCGGTCCAGATACGGCTTCGGCGCGTCCCAGTAATTCGGGTTGCGTTCGAGGATCACATGGCTGCCGCGCACCCACTCCTTGAACACGAACGGCCCGGTGCCGATGGGCGCGGTGGCGTTGGCGTGGGTCTCCGGGCGGGCGTCGCCGTACACGTGTTTCGCCACGATGGGCGACTCGCAGGCGGCCAGGGCCTTGAGCAAGTACGGCGCAGGTTTGCTGAGTTTGAGCTGCACCAGATGCGGGTTGATCGCCGTGACGCTGGCGACGTTGGCGAAGGTCGCACGGCCTCGCGGGTTGGAGGCCTTGAGGGTTTGCAGGGAGAACACCACGTCATCGGCGGTGAAGTCCTGGCCGTCGTGCCATTTCACGCCCTGACGCAGGGTAAAGGTGTATTCGAGGCCGTCGTCGCTCGCCGTCCAGGCCGTGGCGAGCTGCGGTTTCGGGTTGAGGTCGAGGTCGTACGTCAGCAAACCCTCGGTGACCTTGCCCGCGATGTACACGGTGGCGCCCGCGGTGTGGGTCAGGTTGACCAGAATCGGCGGCTCGATAGCGATGTGCATTCTCAGGGTGCCGCCGCGCACGGGCGGTTCATCGGCGAAGGAGAAGCGGGGTGTGAGTTGTAGGAGGGTGGCGGTGGCACCGGCGTAAACCAGCAACTGGCGTCGAGTCAGGCTCATGATGGGTTTCCGTAGAAGGACACTAAGGACAGCGACGGGCTCATGGGGCGGCCCGGTCGCGGGAAGGGTTGAACGCGTCGGTGAGGCCGTCGCCGATCAGGTTGAAAGCCAGTACGGTCAGGAAGATCGCCAGACCGGGAATCGCCGTGAGGTACCACGCGGTGCGGATCTGCTCCCGGCCGCTGCCGATCATGCTGCCCCAGCTCACCTGATTCGGATCGCCCAGGCCCATGAACGACAGCGCCGATTCCATCAGTACCGCCGAGGCGACCATGATCGACGTGGTGACGATCAGCGTCGGCAGGATGTTGGGCAGCACTTCCAGCGCAATAATGCGCAGGTGGCTGTAACCCACGCTGCGGGCGGCGAGGATGTATTCGCGCTCCCGAATCGAGCGCACTTCGGCGCGCACCAGTCGCGCGACGGTGGGCCACGAAATCACCCCGATGGCGAAGATCAGCGTCGGCACTGAGGGCTGTGCGATGGCCACCAGCGCAACGAGCAGAACGAAACTGGGCATGGTCTGGAAGATCTCGATCAGCCGTTGCAGGCCGTAATCCAGCTTGCCGCCGAAGTAACCGGCCACCGCGCCAATGCTCAGGCCCAGCAGCACGCCGAACAGGCTGGCCAGGATGCCCACTTGTAACGACACCCGCCCGCCATGGACCACCCCGGCCATGACGTCGCGCCCCAGCGCATCGGTGCCCAACGGGTAATGCCAATCCTGCCCCGGCCAGAGCAAGGCGTCGGCTTCCATGCCCAGCGGGTCCCCGGGATAAATCAGCGGCGCGAACACCGCCAGCAGGGTGATCACCATCAGAAAGGCCAGACCGGCCAATGCGGTGGGATTGCGCAGAAAGCGGCGCAGCCCAGGGCTGCGGCGGGCGCTCATCGGTGACTCCGAATGCGTGGATCAAGCCAGGTTTGCAGCAGGTCCACCAGCACGTTGGTGATGATCACCAGCAGCGAGGACATCAGCAGAATCCCCAGCAGCACGTTGTAATCCCGGGCCATCACCGCGTCATAGGCCAGGCGCCCCAGCCCCGGCAGGCTGAACACCGTTTCGATGACCACGGCACCGCCGAGCATGCCGCCGAAGTGCAGGCCGGCCATGGTGGTGATCGGCAGCAGGGCATTGCGCAGCACGTGTTTGAAGGTGATCACCCACGGCGACAGGCCTTTGGCTTGCGCCGTGCGCACGTAATCCTGGGCGCCGGCTTCGAGCATCGAGGCGCGGGTCAGCCGGGCGTAGATGGCGATGTAGATCAACGCCAGCGAACTGGCCGGCAAGGCCATGAAACGCAGGGTATCGCCGACAGCCGCCCAGCCGTGCAGGTCGGCGCCGATGGTGCCTGCGCCGCCCGTTGGCAGCCAGCCGAGCTTGACCGAGAACACCACGATCAGCATCAGGCCGATCCAGAAACCCGGCACGGAATAGAAGAACTGTGAGCACACCGACAGCACCCGATCCGGCCAGCGCCCTTGCCACCGGGCCATGAGCATTCCGAGGGCCACGCCGAATAACAGTGAGAAAAACAGCGCCAGCAGCATCAGGGTCAGGGTGGTGCCCAGGCGTTGGGTGATCAACGCCTGCACGGTCGCGCCGTAGCGAGGCGAGTAGCCCAGGTTCAGGTGCGCCAGGTTGCTCAGGTAATGCCAGAGCTGCACCGGGATCGACTGGTCCAGACCGAACTGGCTGCGTAATGCCGCGAGGCTTTCTTGGGTGGCTGAACCGGATTCGCCCGCCATCACATCGGCGGCATCGCCGGGAGCCAGTTGCAACAATAGAAAGTTGATCAAAAGAATGCCCAACATCGTGGGCAAGGTATGCAGCAGCGCGCGCCAAAGTGCGCGGCTCAGGGTCAGCCATATCTTCATTAAAGGATTCCATTTCGTGCGGCGCTATTAACGGTTTGCTTATAACCTTTGTCAATGCACGAAAGGAGCATAACGTTATGCAAACAGACACTCTAAGCATAGATAAAAACGATATACGTACTTTCCATGTCGATGATTGACGCAGGAAAGAGGGAACATTACTGTCGGCCACCTGTCAGCGATGTCAGTTTGGATACATGCCCCATCGCGAACTACGTTATAGGGCTGCCCCTGCAGGCAGTGCACTTACTTTAAATTGTTTAAATGAGGCACGTGTGGCACTCAATCATTCCATTGAGTCGGGTCAACTCCGGCATGAACCTTCATCTGCTGATGCGCTGTCGCGTTTGCTGGGGCGGATTCCGGCGCTGGTGGAAGAAGTGGCCAAAGAGGCTTCCCGTCGAGACCTGGAGCGTGAACTGCCATTCGCCGCCTTTGCGCTGATTCGTGAAGCCGGACTCGGCGCGCTGCGAGTGCCCCGTGCGTTGGGCGGGCCGGGCGGCAGCGTGCAGGACTACATCGAATTCATCACCACCCTGGCCAGTGCCGACCCCAACGTCGCTCACGCGCTGCGCTCGCATTTCAATTTCAGCGAAGCAGTCATTCACAGCCCGGACACGGCTGAAAAGCGTGATTACATCGCCAAAATCCTCGACGGCAA
It contains:
- a CDS encoding amino acid ABC transporter permease; this translates as MNFDVDFALSTLPAFLVAVWVTLQVGLIAIVTSLCVALINAAIAVFEVPVLRRLVRWYVELARNTPLLIQLFFIYFALPSIGIRISGFASAIIAMTFLGGAYLTEILRAGVAAVPKAQIESGLSIGLSRWQLLRHVILPQAGILSLPALFANFVFLLKETTVVSAVAVPEILYTTKNYIALYYKTYEMLAVMTGMCVLLFVPLSLLLRVIERRLQHGQFGS
- a CDS encoding amino acid ABC transporter permease; the protein is MASSGLELLWVSAPQLLTGIGRTLGISALAIVFSSVGGLAYGVLRNLGIRWLDTLLLIYLEAFRAIPVLVWLYLFFFGLPIFFGWSIPGFWCAVLVLSLWGISETGEVVRGALRSIPRGQREAGLAIGLSLPGLYGRVLLPQALQRMTPPMINVFTRIIKTSSLAVLIGVVDVIKIGQQIIERTYESVLIYGFLFLFFFLVCYPLSAASRVLERRWSHS
- a CDS encoding amino acid ABC transporter ATP-binding protein: MSALIELSGFSKRFGDVPVLQDVDLQVKEGEVLVILGPSGCGKSTLLRCLNGLEAGHAGHYRFMGRELPANTDWRLVRQQIGMVFQSYHLFPHMSVLDNILLGPVNVQKRPKAEARQQAETLLARVGLLDKRDAFPRELSGGQQQRIAIVRALCMNPNVMLFDEVTAALDPEMVKEVLEVILDLARSGMTLLIVTHEMAFARAVADRVLFMDGGRIVEQADPETFFSSPQTARAQQFLEKFSYVENMPKRNAS
- a CDS encoding amino acid ABC transporter ATP-binding protein, which gives rise to MSDLTNGLPLASPQIVLNGVVKQFGDNRVIDHLDLSIPQGQKVALIGPSGSGKSTVLRLIKGLETYQQGRIEVAGAHVPARSSGWRWPGSKKAPVVHRVGMVFQQFNLFPHLTVQENVTEAPFRVLKLSREEALTRAHEYLGLVGLSHKADAYPAQLSGGQQQRVAIARALAMRPQVMLFDEVTSALDPELVGEVLAVIRTIAYEQQMTMLLVTHEMKFAQDIADRVLFMEAGKIVADGTPDQILVNPENERTRRFLNVVERR
- the ehuD gene encoding ectoine/hydroxyectoine ABC transporter permease subunit EhuD; translated protein: MIFDPAFAWSIVPDLFDGLLVTVQVVILGFLLATLIGLLLAIAQRTRHTVIRRLSSAYLSFFRNTPLMVQLYVLFFALPLAGITLPAMSTGVIGLGLYYGSYIAEGFRGAIEGVPAGQWEAARALDFDATTTWRRIVLPQALKPMVPVLGNYLIGMFKETPLLAVISIPELFQAAKQIAGMSYRYNEPYTVMALMFLAISIPTSLLFKYFERRTHV
- the ehuC gene encoding ectoine/hydroxyectoine ABC transporter permease subunit EhuC, which encodes MFFDSPAVETARFIAHQLANGAWVTLQLTFFAQLIVIVMSFVIALMRLSPWRILRWIATVYVEILRGISALVLLFYLFFILPLFGISLSPMTTGILGLGLTFSAYGSEIVRSALNNVSLGQRDALRALDFDSITAFRRIVLPQALPFMLPPMGNQLVELLKTTSLVSLITLSDLTFSGGQLITTLGQQTLIWSIVLVCYFAMAWPLSWLVKRYERHITSWRRGGAR
- the ehuB gene encoding ectoine/hydroxyectoine ABC transporter substrate-binding protein EhuB, coding for MKGLKSLSAAIGSAVLFNALFASSAFAGLLEKGRTQGLTAGIANEQPYAYIDTTGKTVGANVEILQAILGQLGISKIETPITEFGSLVPGLAAGRFDLIGAGLFINPARCKVIGYSNPVTRSGGAFIVKAGNPLKLHSLKDVAANGKARLATQPGSNQVQEAKDSGIATSNVVLLDKDTDALAALQAGRVDVVYFPDAEIINLVKKANDPSIERALPFDQIPDAEGKPIWNYHAYGLPKNDPAFTQAFNGELAKLRASGELLKILQKYGYTENELAPADVTAEQRCNR